In the genome of Pseudomonas sp. LBUM920, one region contains:
- a CDS encoding OprD family porin, translating to MLKQRMGLIALGILSATQAMANDQEQSKGFVDDSHLNIAARNAYISRDYKNGKQDKAEWGQGFIGKFESGFTQGTVGVGVDVIGQYAIRLDGGRGRAGAGGIDFFKEGAATTRADGTTRNGAPADDLSKGGAAVKFRVSNTVLKYGDQFPAVPVLQYDNSRLLSETYTGTSIVSKEIAGLQLDAGHFTKEARKSAEGTDSGRLKSIDYIGGSYKFTESLSAALYASDMQDVLKKQYVNVNYVLALPEKQSLTFDFNGYKTKLDKSFALENQGDADARDNKIWSLGATWAVGPHSFTVAHQRSTGDTGYLYGGYRNAGGIGDGGNTILLANSYWSDFNGKDERSWQAGYGLDFSAFGVPGLTYNIAYVRGTNIDDGSNRGSGTEREIFNQFKYVVQSGPAKDLSLRARASWLRVSSNASNYNVGGNEIRLFADYPINVF from the coding sequence ATGTTGAAGCAACGGATGGGTCTGATCGCTCTGGGGATTTTGAGCGCTACTCAGGCAATGGCAAACGACCAGGAGCAATCCAAGGGTTTTGTTGACGACAGCCACCTGAACATCGCAGCACGTAACGCCTACATCAGCCGTGACTACAAAAACGGCAAGCAAGACAAAGCCGAGTGGGGCCAGGGCTTCATCGGTAAATTTGAATCCGGCTTCACCCAAGGCACCGTCGGTGTGGGTGTTGACGTGATCGGCCAATACGCCATTCGCCTGGATGGTGGCCGAGGCCGCGCAGGCGCGGGCGGTATCGACTTCTTTAAAGAAGGCGCAGCCACCACGCGCGCGGATGGCACGACACGTAACGGCGCACCTGCCGACGATCTGTCCAAGGGCGGCGCAGCCGTCAAATTCCGGGTTTCCAACACTGTGCTGAAGTACGGTGATCAGTTCCCGGCAGTCCCTGTTCTGCAGTACGACAACTCCCGCCTGTTGTCGGAAACCTACACAGGTACCTCGATCGTTTCCAAAGAGATCGCCGGCCTGCAACTGGACGCTGGTCACTTCACCAAGGAAGCGCGCAAGAGCGCCGAAGGCACCGACAGCGGTCGCCTGAAAAGCATTGATTACATCGGTGGTAGCTACAAATTCACCGAAAGCCTGTCGGCCGCGCTGTACGCCTCCGACATGCAAGACGTGCTGAAGAAGCAATACGTCAACGTCAACTACGTACTGGCCCTGCCAGAGAAGCAATCGTTGACCTTTGACTTCAACGGCTACAAAACCAAGCTGGACAAGAGCTTCGCCCTTGAAAACCAAGGTGACGCCGACGCTCGCGACAACAAAATCTGGAGCCTGGGCGCTACTTGGGCTGTTGGCCCGCACAGCTTCACCGTTGCTCACCAGCGCAGCACCGGCGACACCGGTTATCTGTACGGCGGCTACCGCAACGCTGGCGGCATCGGCGATGGCGGCAACACCATCTTGCTGGCCAACTCCTACTGGTCCGACTTCAACGGTAAGGACGAGCGCTCCTGGCAAGCAGGCTACGGCCTGGACTTCAGCGCCTTCGGCGTGCCTGGCCTGACCTACAACATTGCTTACGTGCGCGGCACCAACATTGACGACGGCTCCAACCGCGGCAGTGGCACCGAGCGTGAAATCTTCAACCAGTTCAAATACGTCGTTCAGAGCGGCCCAGCCAAAGACCTGAGCCTGCGCGCTCGTGCGTCCTGGTTGCGCGTCTCCAGCAACGCCAGCAACTACAACGTAGGCGGTAACGAAATCCGTCTGTTCGCCGATTACCCGATCAACGTTTTCTAA
- a CDS encoding M48 family metallopeptidase — translation MNALKLICLLVIFPLLLAALGVWERERAAEASTSIIVYSAKVNAAKQQLQALAAQDPAALVDLGKEKISVQLALSRLDNVEAELPTAHRLNRALRELAPWVIGLGLLAACIGLAALAGTQWAGQRAQQSREKLLQVFSLGSRLLPFGLVSHVVAMAATLALVLIYEGLAMWHVGRLGSGEVKLMATLGVLAAFSVYSIWSLLKQLRYMLGMFKPEPLQMFGQAVTPQQAPELWRHVRELAGQLGALAPDHIVVSLAQGFYVTSSEASVMPAETRLSGRTLHVPLLHLGLLSREEIGAVIGHELAHFVGEDTEYSLHFLPIYDGVDRSLRALLETMQASDLIQGWLMRPSFMFGLFFMQRFDHAVNHWSRERELLADAAGARLVGNAAAASALLRISVLHAHIEQALLTLCDTATEDDLPGAVLTALRDTPLQLPPEALDIHQPHPTDSHPSNGERLQALQVHVEDAVHSATRAVDVAAANAQIDACFSAPLSVRVQLSRDLNALAETENTAQTELLESMVTSTTGECSLHEGGRWRGTLMAVLAVPFVLLGLAIMSRPWLSPEKFKGTPLSAVGAGAAIGSIALIFLWMGIRRIKRAPQTALRLTPEHFVFANLKHPLPIEHIADVRLQFAHGVWVTVELTPEAPLPERCKTAFGVPGARVNKKKRQVLLQMAQLCIANQKIEPYEGLAMMLNYLNASLARKILQNRQD, via the coding sequence ATGAACGCCCTGAAACTGATCTGTCTGCTCGTCATTTTCCCGCTATTGCTCGCCGCCCTCGGTGTCTGGGAGCGCGAACGTGCTGCCGAGGCATCCACCAGCATCATCGTCTACAGCGCCAAGGTGAACGCCGCTAAACAGCAGTTGCAGGCGCTGGCGGCGCAAGATCCAGCGGCGTTGGTCGACCTGGGCAAAGAGAAAATCAGCGTGCAACTGGCGCTCTCGCGCCTGGATAACGTTGAAGCCGAGCTGCCGACTGCTCATCGCCTAAACCGCGCCCTGCGCGAGCTGGCACCGTGGGTGATCGGCCTGGGGTTGCTCGCGGCGTGCATCGGCCTAGCTGCGCTGGCCGGCACTCAGTGGGCAGGTCAACGCGCGCAGCAGTCGCGGGAGAAATTGCTGCAGGTGTTCTCCCTGGGCAGTCGGCTGTTGCCTTTTGGGCTGGTGAGCCACGTGGTGGCAATGGCCGCGACGTTGGCGTTGGTGCTGATTTACGAAGGCCTGGCGATGTGGCATGTGGGACGCCTGGGCAGCGGCGAAGTCAAGTTGATGGCGACACTGGGCGTGTTGGCCGCTTTCAGTGTGTATTCAATCTGGTCGCTGCTTAAACAACTGCGCTACATGCTGGGGATGTTCAAGCCCGAACCGCTGCAAATGTTCGGGCAGGCCGTTACACCCCAGCAGGCACCCGAGTTATGGCGCCATGTGCGCGAACTGGCCGGCCAACTGGGTGCATTGGCGCCGGATCATATTGTGGTGAGCCTGGCCCAGGGCTTTTACGTGACCTCCAGCGAAGCCAGCGTAATGCCCGCCGAAACGCGATTGAGCGGGCGCACCTTGCATGTGCCGCTGCTGCACCTGGGCCTGCTGAGCCGTGAAGAAATCGGCGCGGTGATCGGCCACGAACTGGCGCACTTTGTGGGTGAAGACACCGAGTACAGCCTGCATTTTCTGCCGATCTACGACGGCGTCGACCGCAGCCTGCGGGCGCTGCTGGAAACCATGCAGGCCAGCGACCTGATCCAGGGTTGGCTCATGCGCCCTTCGTTCATGTTCGGCCTGTTTTTCATGCAGCGGTTCGATCACGCGGTAAATCACTGGAGCCGAGAACGCGAGTTGCTGGCAGATGCTGCCGGCGCCCGGTTAGTGGGGAATGCGGCGGCGGCCTCGGCGTTGTTGCGAATCTCGGTGCTGCATGCCCACATCGAGCAGGCGTTGCTGACTCTGTGTGACACAGCCACAGAGGATGACTTGCCGGGCGCGGTGCTTACCGCATTGCGCGACACACCCTTGCAGCTGCCGCCCGAAGCGCTGGACATTCACCAACCGCACCCGACCGACTCTCACCCATCAAATGGCGAACGCTTGCAAGCTTTACAAGTGCACGTGGAAGACGCCGTGCACAGCGCCACGCGCGCAGTGGATGTAGCTGCTGCGAATGCGCAAATCGATGCGTGTTTCAGTGCGCCGCTTAGCGTGCGGGTACAACTTTCGCGCGATCTGAATGCGCTGGCAGAGACCGAAAACACTGCGCAAACCGAGCTGTTGGAAAGCATGGTGACGTCCACTACAGGCGAATGCTCGCTGCATGAAGGCGGCCGGTGGCGGGGCACGCTGATGGCGGTGTTGGCAGTGCCGTTCGTGTTGCTGGGGTTAGCCATCATGAGTCGGCCCTGGCTTTCCCCGGAAAAATTCAAAGGCACCCCGCTATCGGCCGTGGGCGCCGGCGCGGCGATCGGCAGCATCGCGCTGATCTTTTTATGGATGGGCATCCGCCGCATCAAGCGCGCACCGCAAACCGCGCTGCGCCTGACGCCGGAGCATTTTGTGTTCGCCAACCTGAAACACCCCTTGCCCATCGAACACATTGCCGATGTCAGGCTGCAGTTTGCCCACGGCGTCTGGGTCACGGTAGAACTGACGCCCGAAGCGCCATTACCCGAGCGATGTAAAACCGCATTCGGCGTACCCGGAGCGCGGGTCAACAAGAAGAAACGCCAAGTGCTGCTGCAGATGGCCCAACTGTGCATCGCTAACCAGAAAATCGAGCCTTACGAAGGGTTGGCGATGATGCTCAACTACCTGAATGCCTCGCTCGCCCGCAAAATTTTGCAAAACCGCCAAGACTGA
- a CDS encoding 4-oxalocrotonate tautomerase family protein, whose amino-acid sequence MPFVSLRVTRDGVTPEQKAQVIAEFTETLERVLNKRPDLTHIVIEEVDTDNWGYAGVTTTQYRKQLAENPS is encoded by the coding sequence ATGCCCTTTGTCAGCCTGCGCGTTACCCGTGACGGCGTTACCCCGGAGCAAAAAGCCCAGGTCATTGCCGAATTCACTGAAACCCTCGAACGCGTGCTCAACAAACGCCCCGACTTGACCCACATCGTCATCGAAGAAGTCGATACCGATAACTGGGGCTACGCCGGCGTCACCACCACTCAATACCGTAAACAGCTCGCGGAAAATCCGTCATGA